A single genomic interval of Adhaeribacter pallidiroseus harbors:
- a CDS encoding DUF4153 domain-containing protein, giving the protein MKNEILANLHDPGQLEKLYRRNKASFKQAFRNLYPELKGNLLAEFWNERLHYDNEEINWGTTRELVMVLLAALVAGFIAKIPSLFQINEEFFYPRNIGFIFLPLLMAYFARQNKLQPKLIGIVGGGILLSLIYINLLPESNTSDTLILACIHLPLLLWSLLGVTFAGNNFLDYNQRLNFLKYNGDLVVMTTLILIAGGLLTGITIGLFSLIGFQIKQLYFEYFGVFGLAAAPIVGTYLTQTNPQLVNKVSPVIAKIFSPLVLVMLLVYLGAIVYSGKDPYNDREFLIIFNLLLIGVMAIIFFSVAESFKTKRHTTATWVLFLLSTVTVLVNGIALSAIVFRIAEWGLTPNRLAVLGSNLLMLLHLLFITFQFYKVLTKKSEITTISRAIAIFLPIYSLWAASVFFLFPLVFNFK; this is encoded by the coding sequence ATGAAAAACGAAATTCTCGCTAACCTGCACGATCCAGGCCAGCTCGAAAAGCTTTATCGCCGCAATAAGGCCTCTTTTAAGCAAGCGTTCCGTAACCTTTATCCGGAATTAAAAGGGAATTTACTCGCGGAATTCTGGAACGAAAGGCTGCATTACGATAACGAAGAAATTAATTGGGGCACTACCCGCGAATTAGTAATGGTGCTACTGGCGGCACTGGTAGCGGGTTTTATTGCTAAAATTCCAAGTCTTTTTCAGATCAACGAAGAATTCTTTTATCCCAGGAACATAGGTTTCATCTTTCTACCGTTGCTCATGGCTTATTTTGCCCGACAAAATAAATTACAACCCAAGTTAATCGGAATAGTCGGTGGTGGCATTTTGCTCTCTCTTATTTACATCAATTTACTTCCGGAATCTAATACCAGCGACACATTGATCCTGGCTTGTATTCATTTGCCTTTGCTGCTATGGTCATTATTAGGCGTAACCTTTGCCGGCAATAATTTTTTAGATTATAACCAACGACTAAATTTTTTAAAATACAACGGCGATCTGGTGGTAATGACCACGCTTATTCTGATTGCCGGCGGCCTCCTGACCGGGATTACCATTGGGCTATTCTCCCTGATTGGTTTTCAGATTAAACAGTTATATTTTGAATATTTTGGCGTTTTCGGACTGGCGGCTGCCCCTATTGTTGGTACTTACTTAACCCAGACAAATCCGCAGTTGGTAAATAAAGTTTCGCCGGTCATAGCTAAAATATTCAGCCCGCTGGTTTTAGTAATGCTTTTAGTTTATTTAGGTGCCATCGTATATTCGGGCAAAGACCCTTACAACGACCGGGAATTTTTAATTATTTTTAATTTATTACTGATCGGGGTTATGGCGATCATCTTCTTTTCGGTGGCCGAAAGCTTTAAAACCAAGCGCCATACCACCGCTACCTGGGTCCTTTTTCTTTTATCAACGGTAACTGTTTTGGTAAATGGCATTGCGTTATCGGCCATTGTGTTCCGGATTGCGGAGTGGGGCCTTACTCCTAACCGGTTGGCGGTGCTGGGCAGTAATTTACTCATGCTCCTCCACCTGCTGTTTATTACTTTTCAGTTTTATAAAGTACTAACCAAAAAATCAGAAATAACAACCATAAGTCGGGCTATCGCTATATTTTTACCCATTTACAGTCTATGGGCAGCATCGGTCTTTTTTTTATTTCCCTTGGTTTTTAATTTTAAATAA
- a CDS encoding 3-keto-disaccharide hydrolase — translation MTVKSVFILFVSTLSLTPAWAQIPAGFTPVFNGKDLRGWHLSRTTHQGTTPDVRVEDGAIVIRQNPYGQGGVLLSDKKFKNFELYLEAKIDSFTNGGIFIRSSESGIAYQIELDEAAGSTGNLLGERMPVSQEAKTAGREKVWRANDWNSFRIKMVGEVPRITLWINGVQMWDVTQPKNDFIAGATQGRIGLQSHWTALFSSSVVGWNILDSWAPGATHRFRNIAIKELPENLKK, via the coding sequence ATGACCGTAAAAAGTGTATTCATTCTGTTTGTTAGCACTTTAAGTCTTACTCCGGCTTGGGCGCAAATTCCGGCGGGTTTTACGCCTGTTTTTAACGGAAAAGATTTGCGCGGTTGGCACCTTAGCCGCACCACGCACCAGGGCACTACCCCCGATGTACGGGTGGAAGATGGCGCAATAGTTATTCGGCAAAATCCTTACGGACAAGGCGGGGTGTTGCTGTCGGATAAAAAATTTAAAAATTTCGAGCTGTACCTGGAAGCTAAAATTGATTCTTTTACCAACGGCGGCATATTTATTCGGTCCTCCGAAAGTGGCATTGCCTACCAGATTGAACTGGACGAAGCCGCCGGCAGCACGGGTAATTTACTCGGCGAACGCATGCCCGTGAGCCAAGAAGCAAAAACCGCCGGGCGGGAAAAAGTATGGCGGGCCAACGATTGGAATTCCTTCCGGATCAAAATGGTAGGCGAGGTGCCCCGGATTACTTTATGGATTAACGGGGTACAGATGTGGGACGTAACCCAACCTAAAAACGACTTTATTGCCGGAGCAACCCAGGGCAGGATTGGTTTGCAATCGCACTGGACGGCCTTGTTCTCGTCTTCCGTAGTGGGTTGGAATATTCTGGACTCTTGGGCGCCGGGAGCCACCCATCGTTTTCGTAACATTGCTATTAAAGAACTGCCCGAAAATTTAAAAAAATAA
- a CDS encoding formylglycine-generating enzyme family protein, with translation MILLLLPIKLVAQPVTFTNTFGMEFVLIQPGSMVVGKFQPGTGEPPKEKLNRPTLPASAYKTAAEMAHKAFRPGFTVNLNQPYYIGKFEVTQEQWQKIMGTNPAFFKKDKVKDNNAQHPVENITWQDAQAFVQKLNAQDKQHTYRLPTEFEWEYAARAGAKEDIPWSEINEVAVLGGTTTSPVGQKKPNAWGVYDMLGNVWEWMQDYYNEKIFADPVPPRAGKEHVLKGASFTGDVKNATYMTHAAGPGNGFDAGVRLVMEARK, from the coding sequence TTGATTCTTCTGTTGTTACCCATAAAACTTGTAGCCCAACCCGTCACCTTCACCAATACGTTTGGAATGGAGTTCGTGTTGATACAACCGGGCAGTATGGTGGTAGGTAAGTTTCAGCCGGGTACAGGAGAGCCGCCGAAAGAAAAATTAAACCGCCCCACTTTGCCGGCGAGCGCTTATAAAACCGCCGCCGAAATGGCCCATAAAGCTTTCAGGCCGGGCTTCACCGTGAACTTGAACCAGCCTTATTACATCGGAAAATTTGAAGTTACGCAGGAACAATGGCAAAAAATTATGGGCACCAATCCCGCTTTTTTTAAAAAAGATAAGGTAAAAGATAACAACGCGCAGCACCCTGTCGAAAACATCACCTGGCAGGATGCCCAAGCCTTCGTACAAAAATTAAATGCCCAGGATAAGCAACATACCTACCGGTTACCCACCGAGTTTGAATGGGAGTACGCCGCGCGGGCCGGCGCCAAAGAAGATATACCTTGGTCCGAAATAAATGAAGTTGCGGTTTTGGGGGGCACTACTACCAGCCCAGTTGGGCAAAAGAAACCCAATGCCTGGGGAGTATACGACATGTTGGGCAACGTGTGGGAGTGGATGCAGGATTACTACAACGAGAAAATTTTCGCTGATCCGGTCCCACCCCGTGCCGGAAAAGAACACGTGTTAAAAGGCGCTTCTTTTACCGGCGATGTTAAAAATGCTACTTATATGACTCACGCTGCCGGCCCCGGGAATGGTTTTGATGCGGGTGTTCGGTTAGTAATGGAAGCACGGAAATGA